One Pyrus communis chromosome 4, drPyrComm1.1, whole genome shotgun sequence genomic region harbors:
- the LOC137732260 gene encoding defensin Ec-AMP-D2-like: MERSMRLFSTAFVFVLLLVATGMMGPMLAEGRTCESQSRKFKGACLSRSNCASVCQTEGFPGGHCRGFRRRCFCTKHC; encoded by the exons ATGGAGCGTTCCATGCGTTTGTTTTCGACTGCCTTCGTCTTTGTTCTTCTTTTGGTGGCTACAG GGATGATGGGACCAATGCTTGCGGAGGGTAGGACCTGTGAGTCTCAGAGCCGCAAGTTCAAGGGAGCCTGCCTGAGCAGAAGCAACTGTGCATCTGTTTGCCAGACCGAGGGCTTCCCTGGAGGCCATTGTCGTGGCTTTCGCCGCAGATGCTTCTGCACTAAACATTGTTAA
- the LOC137732251 gene encoding protein SLOW GREEN 1, chloroplastic-like, which translates to MNSSSTLASSSFSTSSSLFQYKLIPSKPTQPSLLRFDPPHSHNSHNVPALKVTASSAAHYHRPLLPGNTHNNPSPILQTLKHYAKTAILIGVTAAVFTTKSSTLLAIAEPPPTLTEEAPTQVTDNENNQSSSPLSDFLGSNSEAIGALKSLLQQKLENGEDDEALKILQRLVEAQPSNTEWKFMMARVLSEMGENESARQVFEEILAANPLSFEALFENALLMDRCGEGEAVIKRLEDALQVAEEENKAKEARDVKLIMAQVQFLQKNVEGALNSYNELVKEDPKDFRPYFCRGMIYSLLDRNAEATEQFERYRQLSPKKFEVDGYLRKPLSRVKLFGSDEN; encoded by the coding sequence ATGAACTCCTCCTCCACTCTcgcttcctcctccttctctacATCCTCATCTCTCTTCCAATACAAACTCATTCCCAGTAAACCAACCCAACCTTCCCTTCTCCGTTTTGACCCTCCCCATTCCCACAATTCCCACAATGTCCCTGCCCTCAAAGTCACAGCCTCCTCCGCCGCCCACTACCACCGACCCCTCCTCCCAGGTAACACCCACAACAACCCAAGCCCGATTCTTCAAACTCTTAAACATTACGCCAAAACCGCCATTCTCATCGGAGTCACAGCCGCCGTGTTCACCACCAAGTCATCGACTTTGCTCGCCATAGCCGAACCTCCGCCGACATTGACCGAAGAAGCGCCGACCCAGGTCACAGATAACGAGAACAACCAATCCTCATCGCCATTGTCCGACTTCCTGGGTTCGAATTCGGAAGCCATCGGTGCCCTGAAATCGCTTCTGCAGCAGAAGCTCGAAAACGGCGAGGACGACGAGGCGCTCAAGATCCTGCAGCGCTTGGTCGAGGCGCAACCCTCCAATACCGAGTGGAAGTTCATGATGGCCAGGGTTCTCAGCGAAATGGGCGAAAACGAAAGCGCCCGCCAAGTGTTCGAGGAAATACTCGCCGCGAACCCCTTGTCCTTCGAGGCGTTGTTCGAGAACGCCCTGCTGATGGACCGCTGTGGCGAAGGCGAGGCCGTGATCAAGCGGTTGGAGGACGCATTGCAGGTTGCGGAGGAGGAGAACAAGGCCAAGGAGGCTCGGGACGTTAAATTGATAATGGCGCAGGTTCAGTTCTTGCAGAAGAACGTGGAGGGCGCATTGAATAGCTACAATGAATTGGTAAAGGAAGACCCAAAAGACTTCCGGCCGTACTTTTGCCGTGGGATGATTTACAGTTTGCTTGATCGGAATGCAGAGGCGACGGAGCAGTTTGAGAGGTACCGGCAGCTTTCACCGAAGAAGTTCGAGGTGGATGGCTACTTGAGGAAGCCATTGTCGAGGGTCAAGCTATTCGGGAGCGACGAGAATTGA
- the LOC137731994 gene encoding pentatricopeptide repeat-containing protein At5g13770, chloroplastic-like — translation MSLASSAATSADWSSARVISSKNPHKFNFIASFKTNLFSSNLPTRSYSNLRVFNVNSTNFPVVELDIKLQKSQEECPAPSPDADDLNNLLCRLFQNPQTEDYAYEEYEKARKKAEFRPNKSTLEQLIRHLIRSKKWGLFTLVCEDFKNYNVVPDGYTCSRLVTSCIRARKFKMVRTLLDVFSEHGNDVAVPAFDSAMRGYNELHMFRSTISVFERMESDGIAANSGCYCRIMEAYLKKGDCRKVVELFEELKSRELDLAPFSTQIYGILCESLCKLGRPFEALETFRNVTKSGVPLDSSKIYSVLICSFASIREVEVAEELFEEGESKKMLKDPNPFLRMISMYVEEGLTEKTLGVVKAMKGANIRVSDNICCAVVSGFSRKNRLLTAVQVFEELVSMGCQPGQVTYASIINVYCRLGLHSKAEKVFEEMEEKGFGKCVVAYSSMVVMYGKTGRPRDAMRLVAKMKERGCKPNVWIYNSLMDMHGRDKNLRQVSRIWTEMKRRKIAPDKVSYTTIIGAYNKAGEYEMCMKYYHEFRVHGGVLDKALAGMMVGIFSKTGRIDELVKLLRDMKAEGTELDGRLYRSALKALTDSGLEMQVKWLQGSFKVT, via the coding sequence ATGTCCCTCGCCAGCTCTGCTGCAACTTCAGCAGACTGGTCTTCTGCTCGcgtaatttcatccaaaaatccCCACAAATTCAACTTCATTGCATCATTCAAAACCAATTTATTCTCTTCCAATCTTCCCACCAGAAGCTACAGTAATCTCAGAGTTTTCAATGTAAACTCCACCAATTTTCCAGTCGTTGAATTGgacataaaattacaaaaatccCAAGAAGAATGTCCAGCTCCGTCGCCGGATGCCGATGACTTAAACAACTTACTCTGTCGATTGTTTCAAAACCCTCAAACCGAAGATTACGCATACGAAGAGTACGAGAAAGCGCGAAAGAAGGCCGAATTCAGACCAAACAAATCAACATTGGAGCAGCTGATAAGGCACTTGATCCGTTCCAAGAAATGGGGTTTGTTTACTTTGGTTTGTGAGGATTTTAAGAATTATAATGTAGTGCCTGATGGTTATACTTGCTCTAGATTGGTCACTAGCTGCATTAGAGCTAGGAAGTTCAAAATGGTTAGGACTTTGCTTGATGTGTTTAGTGAGCATGGAAATGATGTCGCTGTCCCGGCTTTTGATTCAGCGATGCGAGGATATAATGAGCTTCATATGTTTAGGAGCACGATTTCCGTGTTTGAACGGATGGAATCCGATGGAATTGCTGCGAATTCTGGATGTTATTGCCGGATCATGGAAGCTTATTTGAAAAAGGGTGATTGTAGAAAAGTTGTTGAATTGTTTGAAGAGCTGAAAAGTAGGGAATTAGATTTGGCACCATTTTCAACTCAAATATACGGAATTTTATGCGAGTCGCTGTGCAAATTGGGACGGCCTTTTGAAGCTCTTGAAACTTTTCGAAATGTGACGAAGAGTGGAGTTCCTTTAGACTCTTCGAAGATTTACTCTGTGCTGATTTGTTCCTTTGCGAGCATTCGGGAAGTGGAGGTGGCTGAAGAGCTTTTTGAAGAAGGAGAGAGCAAGAAAATGTTGAAGGATCCGAATCCGTTTTTAAGAATGATATCAATGTATGTGGAAGAAGGGTTGACGGAGAAGACTCTCGGGGTAGTTAAGGCGATGAAGGGTGCGAATATCAGGGTTTCGGACAATATATGTTGTGCGGTTGTCAGTGGCTTCTCTAGGAAAAACCGGCTCCTGACTGCAGTTCAAGTTTTCGAAGAGTTGGTGTCGATGGGCTGCCAGCCAGGGCAAGTGACATATGCGTCAATCATCAATGTCTATTGCCGCCTAGGGCTTCACTCGAAAGCAGAAAAGGTTTTTGAGGAGATGGAGGAAAAGGGGTTTGGTAAATGTGTTGTGGCTTATTCTAGCATGGTTGTGATGTATGGGAAAACGGGGAGGCCAAGAGACGCAATGAGGCTCGTGgcgaaaatgaaagaaagaggGTGTAAGCCAAACGTATGGATATACAATTCCTTGATGGATATGCATGGAAGGGACAAGAATTTGAGGCAAGTTTCGAGGATTTGGACGGAAATGAAGCGAAGGAAGATAGCGCCTGATAAGGTCAGCTACACAACGATTATAGGTGCTTACAACAAGGCAGGGGAgtatgaaatgtgtatgaaataTTACCATGAGTTTAGGGTTCATGGGGGTGTTTTGGACAAGGCTTTGGCTGGAATGATGGTTGGAATTTTTTCCAAGACGGGCCGGATTGATGAGCTAGTAAAGCTTTTGAGAGATATGAAAGCGGAAGGGACAGAGTTGGATGGGAGGTTATATCGGTCAGCCTTGAAAGCTTTGACAGATTCCGGGCTGGAAATGCAGGTCAAATGGCTGCAAGGTAGCTTTAAGGTTACGTAG
- the LOC137732258 gene encoding defensin Ec-AMP-D2-like, with the protein MERSMRLFPTALVFLLLLVATGTMVAEGRTCESQSNRFKGTCVSKSNCASVCQTEGFPGGNCRGLRRRCFCTRHC; encoded by the exons ATGGAGCGTTCCATGCGTCTATTTCCAACCGCCCTCGTCTTCCTGCTGCTTTTGGTGGCCACCG GGACGATGGTTGCTGAGGGTAGGACCTGCGAGTCTCAGAGTAACCGTTTCAAAGGAACCTGCGTGAGTAAAAGTAACTGTGCTTCTGTTTGCCAAACTGAGGGCTTCCCCGGGGGCAATTGCCGTGGCTTACGCCGTAGATGCTTTTGCACTAGACAttgttaa